The proteins below come from a single Mucilaginibacter mali genomic window:
- a CDS encoding MFS transporter encodes MEKQLTKLNIFSAKGIQMRTFHITWLMFFVCFFGWFGLAPLMPTIRAELHLTKAQIGNIIIASVGSTIIARLIMGKLCDTWGPRKTAVRLLLIGSLPVFFVGLAHSYATFLMFRLAIGVIGASFVITQFHTSMMFASNIKGTANAVTGGWGNLGGGVTNMVMPLIFAAIVGFGYTPAQAWRYAMIVPGSMMLVIAFVYYKYTKDTPNGNYDEIGYKSKSTKTDWSVLADWRIWALTMAYAMCFGMEVTFDNVASLHFVDTFHLSQSSAGFWAGIFGFMNIFARALGGIVSDKVGKKHGMRGKGLLLAGVLLLEGCGLVLFAQAGSLLIAIISMLSFALFLKMSNGATYGIVPFINEKNVGLVSGIVGAGGNLGGMLFGFLFKSSAITYVQAFSYIGYTVMVVAVIILITRFRKQTANEDQPAGIVAAV; translated from the coding sequence ATTACATGGCTCATGTTCTTTGTATGTTTCTTCGGCTGGTTCGGCCTGGCGCCGTTAATGCCCACCATCCGTGCCGAACTACATTTAACTAAAGCACAGATCGGTAATATCATCATAGCTTCGGTAGGTTCAACCATTATAGCCCGTTTAATTATGGGTAAACTGTGCGATACCTGGGGGCCGCGCAAAACAGCTGTAAGGTTACTGCTTATCGGTTCGCTGCCTGTATTTTTTGTAGGGCTGGCACACAGCTATGCTACGTTTTTAATGTTCAGGCTGGCTATCGGGGTTATCGGGGCATCGTTTGTGATCACGCAGTTCCACACCTCTATGATGTTCGCATCTAATATAAAAGGTACGGCCAATGCCGTTACCGGTGGCTGGGGCAATCTGGGCGGCGGTGTTACCAATATGGTTATGCCATTAATTTTTGCCGCCATAGTAGGTTTCGGTTATACACCGGCTCAAGCCTGGCGCTATGCCATGATCGTTCCCGGCAGCATGATGTTGGTGATCGCCTTTGTGTATTATAAATATACCAAAGATACCCCCAATGGTAACTACGATGAAATAGGTTATAAAAGCAAATCAACCAAAACAGATTGGAGCGTACTGGCCGACTGGCGCATTTGGGCCTTGACCATGGCTTACGCTATGTGCTTTGGAATGGAAGTAACCTTTGATAACGTAGCATCACTGCACTTTGTAGATACTTTCCATCTTTCGCAAAGCTCGGCAGGTTTTTGGGCGGGGATTTTCGGCTTCATGAACATTTTTGCCCGGGCGCTGGGCGGCATCGTGTCAGACAAGGTTGGGAAAAAACATGGTATGCGGGGTAAGGGCCTTTTACTGGCCGGGGTGCTGCTTTTAGAGGGCTGCGGGCTGGTGTTGTTCGCACAGGCAGGTAGTTTGCTCATTGCTATTATTTCCATGCTGTCGTTCGCACTGTTCCTTAAAATGAGTAACGGGGCTACTTACGGTATCGTACCGTTTATCAACGAAAAGAATGTAGGCCTGGTAAGCGGTATAGTAGGCGCGGGCGGTAACCTTGGGGGGATGCTGTTCGGCTTCCTGTTCAAATCATCGGCCATTACTTATGTGCAGGCTTTTAGCTATATCGGTTACACGGTAATGGTAGTAGCGGTAATCATACTCATTACCCGTTTCCGCAAGCAAACAGCAAACGAAGACCAGCCCGCTGGCATAGTGGCAGCGGTATAA